In a genomic window of Bradyrhizobium sp. LLZ17:
- a CDS encoding transcriptional regulator GcvA, with protein sequence MTARLPSLNGLRAFEAAARHLSFTLAAVELNVTQTAISHQIRRLEEELGIRLFIRQNRALALTPEAREYLPGIRAAFNDLRLATDRLLRKDDDKVLTISTLASLAAKWLLPRLTDFQEAHPGIDVRITTSTSLVDFQRDDVDAAIRYGRGQWPGLRADWLMADELFPVCSPSLLRGEKPLQRPEDLTGYPLLHTSNANSDDWRLWLTAAGLPVDISKQPGITFDMIFMTIQAAIDGIGVAMGRTSYVQDDITKGRLVVPFKIALPADAGFYLVSPEGRREAPKLAAFRQWIIVATQNKA encoded by the coding sequence ATGACTGCCAGATTGCCGTCCCTGAACGGATTGCGGGCGTTCGAGGCTGCCGCGCGCCATCTCAGCTTCACGCTGGCAGCGGTCGAACTGAACGTGACGCAGACCGCGATCAGCCACCAGATCCGCAGGCTCGAGGAGGAACTCGGCATTCGCCTGTTCATCCGGCAGAACCGCGCGCTGGCGCTGACACCGGAGGCGCGCGAGTACCTGCCGGGCATTCGCGCCGCCTTCAACGACCTCCGGCTCGCGACCGACCGCCTGCTGCGCAAGGACGACGACAAGGTGCTGACGATCTCGACGCTGGCATCGCTCGCCGCAAAATGGCTGCTGCCGCGGCTGACCGATTTCCAGGAGGCCCATCCCGGCATCGACGTCCGCATCACGACATCGACGAGCCTCGTCGACTTCCAGCGCGACGACGTCGACGCTGCGATCCGCTACGGCCGGGGCCAATGGCCGGGCCTGCGCGCCGACTGGCTGATGGCCGACGAGTTGTTTCCGGTCTGCAGTCCGTCGCTGCTGCGCGGCGAGAAGCCGTTGCAACGGCCCGAGGACCTGACGGGCTATCCGCTGCTGCACACATCCAACGCCAACAGCGACGACTGGCGGCTGTGGCTCACGGCGGCGGGCCTGCCCGTCGACATCTCCAAACAGCCCGGCATCACCTTCGACATGATCTTCATGACCATCCAGGCCGCGATCGACGGCATCGGCGTGGCGATGGGACGAACCTCCTACGTGCAGGACGACATCACCAAGGGCCGGCTCGTTGTCCCCTTCAAGATCGCGTTGCCGGCCGATGCGGGCTTCTACCTGGTCTCGCCGGAGGGCCGCCGCGAAGCCCCAAAGCTCGCCGCCTTCCGCCAATGGATAATCGTGGCGACGCAGAATAAAGCCTGA
- a CDS encoding DUF1127 domain-containing protein, translating into MSTCTDNSMTNHHAPGLLSQIGETLHVWHERYRTRRELTNWTARDLHDVGLSWSDIADEADKPFWRA; encoded by the coding sequence ATGTCCACTTGCACCGATAATTCGATGACAAATCATCATGCACCGGGCCTGCTCTCCCAGATCGGGGAGACGCTGCATGTCTGGCATGAGCGCTACCGCACCCGCCGCGAGCTGACCAATTGGACCGCCCGCGATCTCCACGACGTCGGCCTGTCCTGGAGCGATATCGCCGATGAAGCCGACAAACCCTTCTGGCGGGCCTGA
- a CDS encoding N-acetyltransferase family protein: MSILRFEDLKQYSDTLRTRQGDALKVRFVEPRDTDELQHYFRSLTTRSRYNRFFGAISELPMGLLHDFLQVGERERFTVVATRMIDGFETIVAEARYALHAESATVEFGLSVADRWQGHGIATALLKNLDCRAAALGAAHIFGDTLRSNQAMISLARKSGFAFVNHPDDWKLVRFDKEINVAPKDIPCASWRLAALSRQTVSPSASV; encoded by the coding sequence ATGAGCATTCTTCGCTTCGAAGACCTGAAGCAATATTCGGACACGTTGCGAACACGGCAGGGTGACGCGCTCAAGGTCCGCTTCGTCGAGCCGCGCGACACCGACGAGCTTCAGCACTATTTCCGTTCGCTCACGACCCGCTCCCGCTACAACCGCTTCTTCGGCGCGATCAGCGAATTGCCCATGGGCCTGCTGCACGACTTCCTCCAGGTCGGCGAGCGCGAACGTTTCACTGTGGTTGCGACCAGGATGATCGACGGCTTCGAGACCATCGTCGCCGAAGCCCGCTACGCTCTCCACGCGGAATCCGCGACGGTCGAATTCGGCCTGTCGGTCGCCGATCGCTGGCAGGGCCACGGCATCGCCACCGCGTTGCTCAAGAACCTGGATTGCCGTGCGGCTGCGCTGGGCGCCGCGCACATCTTCGGTGACACGCTGCGCTCCAACCAGGCCATGATCTCGCTTGCGCGCAAATCCGGCTTCGCCTTCGTCAATCATCCGGACGATTGGAAACTGGTGCGCTTCGACAAGGAGATCAATGTCGCGCCAAAGGACATTCCCTGCGCCAGCTGGCGTCTCGCCGCGCTTTCCCGTCAGACCGTAAGCCCCTCAGCCTCGGTCTGA
- a CDS encoding enoyl-CoA hydratase produces the protein MTTETSIDTGTNELLCVVRDRVAVITLNRPEARNSLSDALTPALRTMIRTCGENPDIGALLITGAGEAFCAGGNVKGMGAHRDPKKLEMSFDDKVADLQERQRLLTGALVSVRKPTIAALPGPAAGAGLAIAMACDIRIAAQSAFVATGYARIALSGDYGMAWLLTRLVGTARARELMFTGDKVDAARCEAIGLVNRVVPDDKLQEEAFGLAKSLAEGPRLALRYMKDNLDEALQFDFETARDHEAERLVRLTTTADHKEAVQAFIEKRKAVFTGK, from the coding sequence ATGACCACGGAAACCAGCATCGACACCGGCACTAATGAATTGCTTTGCGTCGTCCGCGACCGCGTCGCGGTGATCACGTTGAACCGGCCGGAGGCGCGCAACTCGCTGTCGGACGCGCTGACACCGGCGCTGCGCACCATGATCCGCACCTGCGGCGAGAATCCCGATATCGGCGCGTTGCTGATCACCGGTGCCGGCGAAGCGTTCTGCGCCGGCGGCAACGTCAAGGGCATGGGCGCGCATCGCGACCCGAAGAAGCTCGAGATGTCCTTTGACGACAAGGTCGCCGATCTCCAGGAGCGGCAGCGGCTGCTCACCGGCGCGCTGGTCTCGGTCCGCAAGCCGACCATCGCCGCGCTGCCGGGACCGGCGGCGGGCGCGGGACTTGCCATTGCCATGGCCTGCGACATCCGCATCGCCGCACAATCGGCCTTCGTCGCCACCGGCTACGCCCGCATCGCGCTCAGCGGCGATTACGGCATGGCCTGGCTGCTGACCCGGCTGGTCGGGACCGCGCGGGCGCGCGAATTGATGTTCACCGGCGACAAGGTCGACGCCGCGCGCTGCGAGGCGATCGGTCTCGTCAACCGCGTGGTGCCTGACGACAAATTGCAGGAAGAGGCTTTTGGGCTTGCAAAGTCGCTCGCCGAAGGCCCGCGCCTCGCGCTGCGTTACATGAAGGACAATCTCGACGAAGCCCTCCAGTTCGACTTCGAAACCGCGCGCGACCACGAGGCCGAGCGGCTGGTCCGTCTGACCACGACCGCCGATCACAAGGAGGCCGTGCAGGCCTTCATCGAGAAGCGCAAGGCGGTGTTCACGGGGAAGTAG
- a CDS encoding SDR family NAD(P)-dependent oxidoreductase: MEHPKYKIALIVGAGEGLSASLARLLSTQGIRVALAARKIEKLGALCTETGAKAYACNATEPDDVERLFGLVEREIGTPDLVVYNASGCARGPFVDLVPAEVAQAIAVSGYGGFLVAQQAARRMLPNKHGAILFTGASASVKGYAQSAPFAMGKFALRGLAQSMARELSPQGIHVAHFVIDGGIRGAARTEAADRPDSMLDPDAIAESYWNVLQQPRSAWSWELELRPWVEKF; the protein is encoded by the coding sequence ATGGAACATCCGAAATACAAGATCGCCCTCATCGTCGGCGCCGGCGAGGGCTTGAGCGCCTCGCTGGCGCGGCTGCTGTCCACCCAAGGCATTCGCGTCGCGCTCGCCGCGCGCAAGATCGAGAAGCTGGGCGCGCTCTGCACCGAGACCGGCGCGAAGGCCTATGCCTGCAATGCCACCGAGCCTGATGACGTCGAGCGCCTGTTCGGCCTGGTCGAGCGCGAGATCGGCACGCCCGATCTCGTCGTCTACAATGCCAGCGGCTGCGCGCGCGGGCCGTTTGTCGATCTGGTCCCGGCCGAGGTCGCGCAGGCGATCGCGGTCAGCGGCTATGGCGGTTTCCTGGTGGCGCAGCAGGCGGCCCGCCGCATGCTGCCGAACAAGCACGGCGCGATCCTGTTCACCGGCGCCTCGGCAAGCGTCAAGGGCTATGCCCAGTCGGCGCCGTTCGCGATGGGCAAGTTCGCGCTGCGCGGCCTTGCACAGAGCATGGCGCGCGAGCTGTCTCCGCAGGGCATTCATGTCGCGCATTTCGTGATCGACGGCGGCATCCGTGGCGCCGCGCGGACCGAAGCGGCGGACAGGCCGGATTCGATGCTCGATCCCGACGCCATCGCCGAGAGCTATTGGAACGTGTTGCAGCAGCCGCGCAGCGCCTGGAGCTGGGAGCTGGAGCTGCGGCCGTGGGTGGAGAAGTTCTGA
- a CDS encoding acyl-CoA dehydrogenase family protein: protein MRQPATTQQKDVAAAPSGLLAPDTSGMNFYRADQALTDLLRIHLPEALFRHIEPHLDRLGELAGGPLDECARLADRHPPVLHQRDKFGRDVQWIEYHPAYRELEKAAFGEFGIHALSIRKGIMGWPDKYPVVAKHAFTFLFNQTEFGMGCPINVTDGCAKLLANFGSEALKAKYLDGLTQTDMSKLTQGGQFMTEKEGGSDVGTLTTTAVQDGDHWRLHGEKWFCSNADAKIVMLLARPEGAGPGTRGVGLFLMPRFLDDGSQNHYRIVRLKDKLGTRSMASGEIKLEGAIAYAVGKLDRGFVQMAEMVNSSRLSNGVKSTALMRRAYHDAMTVATNRVVFGNRIIDLPLGRRQMLKIMLPVEQALSMSFLTADALDRAEDGSQDAAALLRILTPTLKFRATRDARKVCGDALEMRGGIGYIEEFATARLLRDAHLGSVWEGTGNIVAIDALRRAVGRHGAESALSADLHARLDDSPSVPQAWRDRLRDLTDRAVGFAREVAGKADNEADARRATSVLYHVASAVALAWEAHRIHDMRGDARRLLLSRLVVDHRVSPSDPFRLTENAVHQNIAALLLGDRTADMSEVGELVLAA, encoded by the coding sequence ATGCGACAGCCGGCCACAACGCAGCAGAAAGATGTCGCGGCCGCACCGTCCGGCCTGCTGGCGCCCGATACATCGGGCATGAATTTCTACCGGGCCGATCAGGCATTGACGGATTTGTTACGCATCCATCTGCCGGAGGCGCTGTTCCGGCATATCGAACCGCATCTCGACCGCCTGGGTGAGTTGGCCGGCGGCCCGCTCGACGAGTGCGCGCGGCTCGCCGACCGGCATCCGCCGGTGCTGCACCAGCGCGACAAGTTCGGCCGTGATGTGCAGTGGATCGAATATCACCCGGCCTATCGCGAGCTGGAGAAAGCGGCGTTCGGCGAGTTTGGCATCCATGCGCTCTCGATCCGCAAAGGCATCATGGGCTGGCCGGACAAGTATCCGGTCGTGGCCAAGCACGCCTTCACCTTCCTGTTCAACCAGACCGAATTCGGCATGGGCTGCCCGATCAACGTCACCGATGGTTGCGCCAAGCTGCTGGCGAATTTCGGCAGCGAGGCGCTGAAGGCGAAATATCTCGACGGCCTGACGCAGACCGATATGAGCAAGCTGACGCAGGGCGGCCAGTTCATGACCGAGAAGGAAGGCGGCTCCGATGTCGGCACGCTGACCACCACGGCGGTGCAGGACGGCGACCATTGGCGCCTTCATGGCGAGAAATGGTTCTGCTCGAATGCCGATGCGAAAATCGTGATGCTGCTGGCGCGTCCCGAAGGCGCCGGTCCTGGCACGCGCGGCGTGGGCCTGTTCCTGATGCCGCGCTTTCTCGACGACGGCTCGCAGAACCACTACCGGATCGTGCGCCTCAAGGACAAGCTCGGCACGCGCTCGATGGCTTCGGGCGAAATCAAGCTGGAGGGCGCGATCGCCTATGCGGTCGGCAAGCTCGACCGCGGCTTCGTGCAGATGGCCGAGATGGTGAACTCGTCGCGGCTTTCCAACGGCGTCAAATCCACCGCGCTGATGCGCCGCGCCTATCATGACGCGATGACAGTGGCGACGAACCGCGTGGTGTTCGGCAACCGCATCATCGACCTGCCGCTGGGCCGGCGGCAGATGCTCAAGATCATGCTGCCGGTCGAGCAGGCGCTGTCGATGAGCTTTCTCACCGCCGATGCGCTCGACCGCGCCGAGGACGGCAGCCAGGACGCAGCGGCGCTGCTGCGCATCCTCACCCCGACGCTGAAATTCCGCGCGACGCGCGACGCGCGCAAAGTCTGCGGCGATGCGCTCGAGATGCGCGGCGGCATCGGCTATATCGAGGAGTTCGCCACGGCGCGGCTGCTGCGCGATGCGCATCTCGGCTCGGTCTGGGAAGGCACCGGCAATATCGTCGCGATCGATGCGCTGCGGCGTGCGGTCGGCCGTCACGGCGCCGAATCCGCGCTGTCAGCCGATCTGCACGCCCGGCTCGACGACAGCCCGTCCGTGCCGCAAGCCTGGCGCGACCGCTTGCGCGATCTCACCGATCGCGCGGTCGGCTTTGCGCGCGAGGTCGCGGGCAAGGCCGACAACGAGGCCGATGCGCGGCGCGCCACCAGCGTGCTCTATCACGTCGCCAGCGCCGTTGCGCTCGCCTGGGAAGCGCACCGCATCCACGACATGCGCGGCGATGCGCGACGTCTGCTGCTGTCGCGGTTGGTGGTCGATCATCGGGTATCGCCAAGCGATCCGTTCCGGCTTACGGAAAATGCCGTGCACCAGAACATTGCCGCGCTGCTGCTCGGTGATCGTACCGCCGACATGAGCGAGGTTGGCGAACTGGTTCTGGCAGCGTAG
- a CDS encoding Zn-dependent alcohol dehydrogenase, translated as MKAAVLYEVNKPLVIEDISLPKPGPREVLIRTSVAGLCHSDLHFMEGLYPHPLPAVLGHESAGVVEQVGSDVTYVKPGDHVVTCLSVFCGTCDNCTTGRTVLCTDTTVKLLPGVSDRMQWSRPEKLHQFLNLSSFAEQMLVHENAIVKIRKEMPLDLAALIGCGVITGYGAVVNTAKVTAGETVAVIGCGGVGMAAINGAQIAGAGRIIAIDTNPAKRQLATKLGATDIINPADGDVVKQVRDLTNGGVHHSFEVLGRKETAEQAFAMLASGGTATIVGMIPFGQKIELHGFDFLRERRIQGSSMGSNHFRVDMPRLVDFYLRGRLHLEDWISAKLKLSEINEGFANMKAGKTLRSVIMFDS; from the coding sequence ATGAAGGCCGCCGTCCTCTATGAAGTCAACAAGCCCCTGGTCATCGAGGATATCAGCTTGCCGAAGCCGGGCCCGCGCGAGGTCCTGATCCGAACGTCGGTCGCGGGCCTCTGCCACTCCGACCTGCACTTCATGGAAGGCCTTTATCCGCATCCGCTGCCCGCGGTGCTCGGCCACGAATCGGCCGGTGTGGTCGAGCAGGTCGGCTCCGACGTCACCTACGTGAAGCCGGGCGATCACGTCGTCACCTGCTTGTCCGTGTTCTGCGGCACCTGCGACAATTGCACCACGGGACGGACCGTGCTCTGCACCGACACCACCGTAAAGCTGCTGCCGGGCGTCTCCGACCGGATGCAATGGTCCAGGCCCGAGAAGCTGCACCAGTTCCTCAACCTCTCGTCATTTGCCGAGCAGATGCTGGTGCACGAGAACGCGATCGTCAAAATCAGGAAGGAGATGCCGCTCGATCTCGCCGCGCTGATCGGCTGCGGTGTCATCACCGGCTATGGCGCGGTGGTGAACACGGCGAAAGTGACGGCCGGCGAGACCGTGGCGGTGATCGGCTGCGGCGGCGTCGGCATGGCCGCGATCAACGGTGCGCAGATTGCGGGTGCAGGCCGCATCATCGCTATCGATACCAATCCGGCCAAGCGCCAGCTCGCGACCAAGCTGGGGGCCACGGACATCATCAATCCCGCCGACGGCGACGTCGTGAAGCAGGTGCGCGACCTCACCAATGGCGGCGTGCATCATTCGTTCGAGGTGCTCGGCCGCAAGGAGACGGCGGAGCAGGCGTTCGCCATGCTCGCCTCCGGCGGCACCGCCACCATCGTCGGCATGATCCCGTTCGGCCAGAAAATCGAGCTGCACGGCTTCGACTTCCTGCGCGAGCGCAGGATCCAGGGCTCCTCGATGGGCTCCAACCATTTTCGCGTCGACATGCCGCGCCTTGTCGATTTCTATCTGCGCGGCCGACTGCACTTGGAAGACTGGATCTCGGCCAAGCTGAAGCTGTCGGAGATCAACGAGGGTTTTGCCAACATGAAAGCCGGCAAGACGCTGCGCAGCGTGATCATGTTTGACAGTTGA
- a CDS encoding amidase encodes MAKSEFSFKSAVELSAALSAKKVSSVELTQDAIDRIERHDGKINAICVRDFDRALSAAREADAALARGERKPLLGLPMTVKESYNIAGLPTTWGTPEQKNFIAKEDALPVTRVKDAGSIVLGKTNVPLALADWQSYNDIYGTTNNPYDLGRTPGGSSGGSSAALAAGYGPLSIGSDIGGSLRVPAFHCGVYAHKPTFNLVAMRGHTPPPLPPLPFERDLSVIGPMARSAADLSLLLDVMAGPDPIDAGLAYRLDLPAARHTALRDFRVLVVNTDPVLPTDTAVRGTINKLADNLAKAGVRIERSSPLLPDFAASSRLYMRMLMSFLAASFAPDIYAGAKAAADALPEGDNSLSAERLRGIALSHRDWLVANSGRTRLRAQWRELFKTFDAVICPIMPIPAYPHDHSPDQEMRRIKIDGKEHIYSDQLAWPGIATLPGLPSTAVPTGFAPDGLPVGVQIVGPWLEDRTPLRLAELIEREFGGFVPPKMFDD; translated from the coding sequence GTGGCCAAATCAGAATTCAGCTTCAAAAGCGCGGTCGAGTTGTCGGCCGCATTGAGCGCAAAGAAGGTCTCGTCGGTCGAGCTCACGCAAGACGCGATCGACCGCATCGAACGGCACGACGGCAAGATCAACGCGATCTGCGTCCGGGATTTTGATCGTGCGCTCAGTGCCGCGCGCGAGGCGGATGCCGCATTGGCGCGCGGCGAGAGAAAGCCCCTGCTCGGCCTGCCTATGACGGTGAAGGAATCCTACAACATCGCCGGCCTGCCCACGACCTGGGGCACTCCCGAGCAGAAGAATTTCATCGCGAAGGAAGATGCGCTGCCGGTCACGCGGGTGAAGGACGCCGGCAGCATCGTGCTCGGCAAGACCAACGTGCCGCTCGCGCTCGCCGACTGGCAGAGCTACAACGACATCTACGGCACCACCAACAATCCCTACGATCTCGGCCGCACGCCGGGTGGTTCTTCGGGCGGCTCGTCGGCCGCACTCGCGGCCGGCTATGGCCCGCTGTCGATCGGCTCCGACATCGGCGGCTCGCTGCGCGTGCCGGCGTTCCATTGCGGTGTTTACGCGCACAAGCCGACCTTCAATCTCGTCGCCATGCGCGGTCATACGCCCCCGCCGCTACCGCCCTTGCCGTTCGAGCGTGACCTCTCGGTCATCGGCCCGATGGCCCGCAGCGCCGCCGACCTTTCCCTCTTGCTCGATGTCATGGCCGGGCCCGATCCGATCGACGCAGGCCTCGCCTACCGGCTCGACTTGCCGGCGGCGCGCCACACCGCGCTGAGAGATTTCCGCGTGCTGGTGGTTAACACGGATCCGGTGCTGCCGACCGACACCGCGGTGCGCGGGACCATCAACAAGCTAGCGGACAATCTCGCCAAGGCCGGCGTCAGGATCGAACGCAGCAGTCCGCTGTTGCCGGATTTCGCGGCCTCGTCCCGGCTCTATATGCGCATGCTGATGTCGTTCCTGGCCGCGTCCTTTGCGCCCGACATCTATGCCGGCGCCAAGGCGGCGGCGGACGCGCTGCCGGAAGGCGACAACAGCCTTTCCGCGGAACGGCTGCGCGGCATCGCGCTCAGCCATCGCGATTGGCTGGTCGCCAATTCCGGACGCACGCGGCTGCGCGCGCAATGGCGCGAGCTGTTCAAGACGTTCGACGCTGTGATCTGCCCGATCATGCCGATTCCGGCCTATCCGCACGACCATTCGCCGGACCAGGAGATGCGCCGCATCAAGATCGACGGCAAGGAGCATATCTATTCCGACCAGCTCGCCTGGCCCGGCATCGCGACGCTGCCGGGCTTGCCCTCAACCGCGGTCCCGACCGGCTTTGCACCGGACGGCCTGCCGGTCGGCGTCCAGATCGTCGGCCCGTGGCTGGAGGACCGCACCCCCTTGAGGCTTGCCGAACTGATCGAGCGCGAGTTCGGCGGCTTTGTGCCGCCGAAGATGTTTGACGATTAG
- a CDS encoding cytochrome b: MTAQLHYGTPAKIFHWLIVALLAVQYPIGWLMPDLHRGMTPGAAMTFHISIGMTILVLTALRLVWRLTHPVAPESSLPAWQRLSSEAVHWLLYVLVLTTTVSGWLFASFRGWSVSFFYLVPLPMLASDNEAAGRTIDGLHQAMEWALLVTIVIHVASALAHIFVYRDRVMQRMLPG; the protein is encoded by the coding sequence ATGACCGCCCAACTGCACTATGGGACCCCGGCAAAGATCTTCCACTGGCTCATTGTGGCGCTGCTTGCCGTTCAATATCCGATCGGCTGGCTGATGCCGGACCTGCACCGCGGGATGACGCCGGGTGCCGCGATGACGTTCCACATCTCGATCGGAATGACCATTCTGGTTCTGACCGCGCTTCGCCTCGTCTGGCGGCTGACCCACCCTGTCGCGCCGGAGAGCTCGCTCCCGGCCTGGCAGCGCCTGAGCTCGGAGGCCGTGCACTGGCTGCTCTATGTGCTGGTGCTGACGACGACAGTTTCCGGCTGGCTGTTTGCGTCGTTCCGCGGTTGGTCCGTTTCGTTCTTCTACCTCGTGCCGCTGCCAATGCTGGCGTCCGATAACGAAGCCGCCGGACGCACCATCGACGGCCTACATCAGGCGATGGAATGGGCGCTCCTCGTGACCATCGTCATTCACGTTGCATCTGCGCTCGCGCACATTTTCGTCTACCGCGATCGGGTCATGCAGCGGATGCTGCCGGGATAG
- the mbfA gene encoding iron exporter MbfA encodes MKNFADLTEREVLAVAISSEEEDSRIYMSFAEDLKERYPDSAKIFEQMAEEERGHRHMLLEMYEQRFGPHLPPIRREDVKGFLRRRPVWLTKNLPLDTIRREVETMEMQAERFYVKAAEQAEDVGVRRLLGDLAEAEKGHEETAAKLTDQILSSDVRAEEDRTNRRMFVLQYVQPGLAGLMDGSVSTLAPLFAAAFATHQNWQTFLVGLAASIGAGISMGFAEALSDDGSLTGRGSPWLRGLTCGLMTTLGGLGHTMPYLVPDAWPNAFWIATAIAGVVVFFELWAIAFIRARYMDTPFLQAVFQIVLGGAIVLAVGILIGAA; translated from the coding sequence GTGAAGAATTTTGCCGATTTGACCGAGCGCGAGGTGCTTGCCGTGGCGATTTCCTCCGAGGAGGAGGACAGCCGCATCTACATGAGCTTCGCGGAGGACCTGAAGGAGCGCTATCCGGATTCCGCCAAAATCTTCGAGCAGATGGCCGAGGAAGAGCGCGGCCATCGGCACATGCTGCTGGAAATGTACGAACAGCGCTTCGGTCCGCATTTGCCTCCCATCCGCCGCGAGGACGTCAAGGGCTTCCTGCGCCGCCGCCCGGTCTGGCTCACCAAGAACCTGCCGCTCGACACCATCCGCAGGGAAGTCGAGACCATGGAAATGCAGGCCGAGCGCTTTTACGTGAAGGCGGCCGAGCAGGCGGAGGATGTCGGGGTGCGCCGCCTGCTGGGTGATCTCGCCGAAGCCGAGAAAGGCCATGAAGAGACCGCCGCGAAGCTGACGGACCAGATCCTGAGCTCCGACGTGCGCGCCGAGGAAGACCGCACCAACCGCCGCATGTTCGTGCTGCAATATGTGCAGCCCGGCCTTGCCGGCTTGATGGATGGATCGGTCTCGACGCTGGCGCCGCTGTTCGCGGCTGCCTTTGCCACCCACCAGAACTGGCAGACTTTCCTGGTCGGCCTCGCCGCCTCGATCGGCGCCGGCATCAGCATGGGATTTGCGGAGGCGCTGTCGGATGACGGATCGCTCACCGGCCGGGGCTCGCCCTGGCTGCGCGGTCTCACCTGCGGCTTGATGACGACGCTCGGCGGGCTTGGCCACACCATGCCTTATCTGGTGCCGGACGCCTGGCCCAATGCGTTCTGGATCGCGACCGCGATCGCCGGCGTCGTCGTGTTCTTTGAATTATGGGCGATCGCGTTCATCCGTGCGCGCTACATGGACACGCCGTTCCTCCAGGCGGTGTTCCAGATCGTGCTCGGCGGCGCCATCGTGCTCGCGGTGGGCATCTTGATCGGGGCGGCTTAG
- a CDS encoding alpha/beta hydrolase, whose translation MADLPDIPLPAGIRSRYVDGINGLRMHVLEAGFETKGRPCILLLHGFPELAFSWRKVMPALAAAGYHVIVPDQRGYGRTTGWTADYDGDLAPFRLFNLVRDALGLVSAFGYRQVDLVGHDFGSPVASWCALMRPDVFRSVVMMSAPFGGPPPLPFDTVHTPAKPQAEDPVHRELAALPRPRKHYQWYYSTRAANADMQHAPQGVHDLLRAYYHHKSADWTDNKPYPLKSWSASELAKLPTYYVMDRDETMAETVAKEMPSPAEIAANQWLPDSDLAYYSAEYGRTGFQGGLQWYRCGTSAAYNNELQLFSGRSIDVPSCFISGRQDWGTYQRPGVFETMQASACTQLLGCHLVDGAGHWVQQEQPAEVSRLLLQFLQRAATAPAA comes from the coding sequence ATGGCCGATCTCCCTGACATCCCCCTGCCCGCCGGAATCCGCTCGCGTTACGTGGATGGCATCAACGGCTTGCGCATGCATGTGCTGGAGGCCGGCTTCGAGACCAAAGGCCGGCCCTGCATCCTGCTGCTGCACGGCTTTCCCGAGCTCGCGTTCTCCTGGCGCAAGGTGATGCCGGCGCTTGCAGCCGCCGGTTATCACGTGATCGTGCCGGACCAGCGCGGCTATGGCCGCACCACCGGATGGACTGCCGATTACGACGGCGACCTCGCGCCGTTCCGTCTGTTCAACCTAGTGCGTGACGCGCTCGGGCTGGTGTCGGCGTTCGGTTACAGGCAAGTGGATCTGGTCGGGCATGATTTCGGCAGCCCGGTCGCATCCTGGTGTGCGCTGATGCGGCCCGACGTGTTTCGCTCGGTCGTGATGATGAGCGCGCCGTTCGGCGGACCGCCGCCGCTGCCGTTCGACACGGTCCACACACCGGCGAAGCCGCAGGCTGAAGATCCCGTGCATCGTGAGCTGGCGGCCCTGCCTCGACCGCGAAAGCATTATCAATGGTATTATTCGACACGCGCGGCCAACGCCGACATGCAGCACGCGCCGCAGGGCGTGCATGATTTGCTGCGCGCCTATTATCACCACAAGAGCGCGGACTGGACCGACAACAAGCCGTACCCGCTGAAATCATGGTCGGCGAGTGAGCTGGCGAAGCTGCCGACCTACTACGTGATGGACCGCGACGAGACGATGGCCGAGACCGTCGCGAAGGAGATGCCCTCGCCGGCCGAAATCGCCGCCAATCAATGGCTGCCGGACAGCGATCTCGCTTACTACAGCGCCGAATACGGACGTACCGGCTTCCAGGGCGGCCTGCAATGGTATCGCTGCGGCACGTCGGCTGCTTACAACAACGAGTTGCAGCTGTTCTCCGGCCGCAGCATCGACGTTCCCTCCTGTTTCATCTCGGGCAGGCAGGATTGGGGCACCTATCAGCGCCCCGGCGTGTTCGAGACGATGCAGGCGAGCGCGTGCACCCAATTGCTCGGCTGCCATCTGGTCGACGGCGCCGGCCATTGGGTGCAGCAGGAGCAACCGGCCGAGGTCAGCCGATTGCTGCTTCAATTTCTCCAGCGCGCCGCCACGGCCCCTGCCGCCTGA